The Flavobacteriales bacterium genome window below encodes:
- the lpdA gene encoding dihydrolipoyl dehydrogenase: MTEYDITVIGSGPGGYVAAIRCAQLGMKTALVEKYATLGGTCLNVGCIPSKALLDSSEHYHNAEKHFKTHGIMMSGLKTDFKQMVSRKNDVVKQSTDGINYLMKKNKIDVLQGIGSFEDANTIAIKDDKGKIQKIKTKKTIIATGSKPSSLPGIGIDKKRIITSTEALSLDNVPETLVLIGGGVIGLELGSVYARLGTKVTVLEYMDAIIPTMDRGLSKELQRTLSKLGMTFKLGYKVQSASVKGKTVTVKAENKKGETESFTGDYCLVAVGRRPYTDGLGLDKAGVKTDERGRVEVNEHLETNVKGIYAIGDVVKGAMLAHKAEEEGVYIAEWIAGQKPHIDYNLIPGVVYTWPEVASVGATEEMLKENGTPYKSGSFPFKASGRARASMDTDGFVKVLAHKDTDEILGVHMIGPRAADMIAEAVVAMEFRASAEDIARICHAHPTFTEAIKEAALDATDKRALHT, encoded by the coding sequence ATGACTGAGTACGACATCACTGTGATCGGATCCGGACCCGGCGGGTATGTAGCCGCTATCCGGTGCGCACAGTTGGGAATGAAGACCGCACTGGTTGAAAAATACGCAACCCTGGGTGGTACCTGCCTGAACGTAGGCTGTATCCCTTCAAAAGCACTGCTGGATTCTTCGGAGCATTACCACAATGCTGAAAAGCATTTCAAGACCCACGGCATCATGATGTCCGGCCTTAAGACGGATTTCAAACAGATGGTCTCGAGGAAAAATGACGTGGTCAAGCAATCCACAGACGGTATCAACTACCTCATGAAGAAGAATAAGATCGATGTCCTGCAAGGCATAGGTTCCTTCGAAGATGCCAATACCATTGCCATCAAAGATGATAAAGGAAAAATACAAAAGATAAAGACCAAAAAGACGATCATCGCAACGGGATCCAAACCGTCATCCCTGCCGGGCATCGGGATCGACAAGAAAAGGATCATCACCTCCACGGAAGCCCTCAGTCTGGACAATGTTCCGGAGACCCTGGTGCTGATCGGTGGTGGTGTCATCGGCCTCGAACTCGGATCTGTTTACGCACGTCTGGGTACCAAGGTGACTGTGCTGGAGTATATGGATGCCATCATTCCTACCATGGATCGCGGATTATCCAAAGAACTGCAACGTACCCTTTCCAAACTCGGCATGACCTTCAAGCTGGGATATAAGGTACAGTCCGCATCTGTAAAAGGTAAAACGGTTACGGTAAAAGCAGAGAATAAAAAAGGAGAAACCGAAAGCTTCACCGGTGACTATTGTCTGGTGGCTGTGGGAAGAAGGCCGTACACGGATGGACTGGGATTGGATAAGGCCGGTGTAAAAACCGATGAACGTGGCCGTGTAGAAGTAAACGAACACCTCGAGACCAATGTGAAAGGTATTTATGCCATCGGTGATGTGGTGAAAGGCGCCATGCTGGCCCACAAGGCCGAAGAAGAAGGTGTGTATATCGCAGAATGGATCGCCGGACAAAAACCGCATATTGATTATAACCTGATCCCCGGTGTGGTTTATACCTGGCCTGAGGTTGCATCTGTAGGCGCTACCGAGGAAATGCTGAAAGAGAACGGTACCCCGTATAAATCCGGTTCATTTCCCTTTAAGGCCAGCGGCCGAGCCAGGGCAAGCATGGACACCGATGGGTTTGTGAAGGTACTGGCTCATAAGGATACCGACGAGATCCTGGGTGTACACATGATAGGCCCAAGGGCAGCAGATATGATCGCCGAGGCCGTTGTTGCCATGGAATTCAGAGCATCCGCCGAAGATATCGCACGCATTTGTCATGCACATCCCACATTCACGGAAGCCATCAAAGAAGCTGCCCTGGATGCCACCGATAAGCGTGCCCTGCATACCTGA
- a CDS encoding PorV/PorQ family protein: MKPGRLKIDKVLYRLGAITFLVFLCPSISHAQAPKYSNEFMAIGVGARSLGMSNAMVASVNDATAGYWNPAGLLRIESNIQLALMHAEYFAGIAKYDYASFATPIDSNSALGMSLIRFGVDDIPNTTELIDANGNVDFDRITSFSAVDYGFLLSYARKAPFLPGLRYGVNAKVIHRKVGDFARAWGFGLELGAQYEWGPWQFGVMGRDLTSTFNAWSYSLSDQMQQVFAATGNEIPENSLEITLPRFQFGAARMIEFKQKFSLLAELNVDITSDGKRNVLIAAHTFSADPHMGLELGYNKMIFLRGGVGNIQKVTNLDGEQERTFQPNLGLGLKLKRLSIDYAMTDIGDQSVAIYSNIFSLKLDIVRTDK; encoded by the coding sequence ATGAAACCAGGGCGTTTAAAGATAGACAAAGTACTTTACCGGCTCGGTGCGATTACTTTTCTCGTATTCCTATGCCCCTCCATCTCCCATGCCCAGGCACCAAAGTACAGCAATGAATTTATGGCCATCGGCGTCGGTGCCAGATCCTTGGGAATGTCCAATGCCATGGTGGCTTCCGTAAATGATGCAACCGCAGGATATTGGAATCCCGCCGGACTCCTACGCATTGAAAGCAACATCCAGCTCGCCCTGATGCACGCTGAGTATTTCGCAGGCATCGCCAAGTATGACTACGCTTCCTTTGCCACACCCATCGACAGCAACAGCGCATTGGGCATGTCCCTGATCCGCTTCGGTGTGGATGATATCCCCAACACCACAGAACTTATTGATGCCAACGGCAATGTTGATTTTGACAGGATCACCTCATTTTCTGCCGTAGACTATGGTTTTCTGCTTTCATATGCCCGAAAGGCACCCTTCCTTCCCGGATTGCGATACGGTGTCAATGCCAAGGTCATTCACCGCAAAGTCGGTGACTTTGCAAGAGCCTGGGGCTTCGGATTGGAACTGGGCGCACAATACGAATGGGGGCCGTGGCAATTCGGCGTCATGGGACGTGACCTTACGTCCACCTTCAATGCATGGAGTTATAGCCTGAGCGATCAGATGCAACAGGTGTTTGCAGCAACAGGTAACGAGATCCCCGAAAATTCTCTGGAGATCACCCTGCCCAGATTTCAGTTCGGCGCAGCAAGAATGATTGAGTTCAAACAGAAATTCTCTCTGCTCGCCGAATTAAATGTGGACATCACCTCCGATGGAAAACGTAACGTTTTGATCGCCGCCCACACGTTCAGTGCAGACCCTCACATGGGTTTGGAATTGGGCTACAACAAAATGATCTTTTTACGCGGCGGTGTTGGAAATATTCAGAAAGTCACCAATCTGGACGGAGAACAGGAACGGACCTTTCAACCCAACCTCGGCCTCGGGCTAAAACTCAAACGCCTGTCCATCGATTATGCCATGACGGATATAGGCGATCAGTCCGTGGCCATCTATTCCAACATTTTCTCGCTTAAACTGGATATCGTCAGAACCGACAAATGA
- the lnt gene encoding apolipoprotein N-acyltransferase encodes MRRLLYIAAMVVSGGLFALGWPGIGNMPWFLFVAFVPILWLEDELASRREAGESHKGFFWYAFLAMFLWNMFTTWWIWCVKEGLATKLISAGTAFILNGLFMAIVLRLFRFAKRHLGVQRGHIAFVLFWMTFEYLHYHWDLSYPWLTLGNAWSDTTSWIQWYEYTGVSGGSLWVLLMNVLLYRAIRDFRAHNKRWKIFGGISVSVIFLPLIWSTLIRSNYQEPNDPIDLVVIQPNIDPYSEKFGSMTPQEQLQKMLSLAQPLMDENVDYVIGPETALPQAINCDRLDSNPLLEYINAYLAPFPDARMVTGFSCYRNYDTNKRPSETARKREDGTWMDFYNSALQTGGGDPITIYHKSQLVLGVEKMPFPWLFNPIQELIFDLGGTTGTLGTQKERTLLTSSSNDFKIAPVICWESVYGDYLGEYMRNGADAIFIITNDGWWDNTPGSVQHLAYARLLAIEFRRGVGRSANTGISGFISPLGEVIQPTGWWTATAIRDKINASDEITFYARYGDFLYRISAWLGCFLLLFAIAIKLKNGKQNKKESHTSAMH; translated from the coding sequence GTGAGACGGCTATTATACATTGCAGCGATGGTAGTCTCGGGCGGACTCTTCGCCCTGGGATGGCCCGGTATCGGAAACATGCCATGGTTCCTGTTTGTAGCATTCGTTCCGATTCTCTGGCTGGAAGATGAATTGGCCTCCCGACGGGAAGCAGGGGAATCCCACAAAGGATTTTTCTGGTACGCCTTCCTGGCCATGTTCCTGTGGAACATGTTCACCACCTGGTGGATCTGGTGCGTAAAAGAAGGCCTGGCTACAAAGCTGATCTCCGCCGGCACCGCATTTATATTGAATGGCCTGTTCATGGCCATCGTCCTGCGGTTGTTCCGGTTTGCCAAAAGACACCTGGGTGTGCAGCGTGGACATATCGCTTTCGTGCTGTTCTGGATGACGTTTGAATACCTTCATTATCACTGGGACCTGTCTTATCCCTGGCTTACCCTGGGCAATGCCTGGTCCGATACCACTTCCTGGATACAGTGGTATGAGTACACCGGTGTCAGTGGCGGAAGCCTTTGGGTGTTGCTGATGAATGTTCTCCTGTATCGGGCAATTCGCGACTTCCGTGCGCACAACAAGCGATGGAAAATTTTCGGTGGCATCTCGGTATCCGTTATTTTCCTTCCGCTCATCTGGTCTACCCTGATCCGGTCAAACTACCAGGAACCGAATGACCCCATAGATCTGGTGGTCATACAACCCAATATCGATCCATACAGCGAGAAGTTCGGCAGTATGACACCACAGGAGCAACTTCAGAAAATGCTCTCATTGGCTCAACCACTGATGGATGAAAATGTCGACTATGTGATCGGCCCGGAGACCGCCCTGCCACAAGCGATAAATTGCGACCGGTTGGACAGCAACCCCCTGCTGGAATATATCAACGCATACCTCGCACCCTTCCCCGACGCCCGAATGGTAACCGGCTTTTCCTGTTACCGAAACTATGACACCAACAAACGACCATCAGAGACTGCACGTAAAAGAGAAGATGGAACCTGGATGGATTTCTATAACTCAGCGCTCCAGACAGGTGGAGGAGACCCCATCACCATCTATCACAAATCACAGTTGGTATTAGGTGTAGAGAAAATGCCCTTCCCCTGGTTGTTCAATCCCATCCAGGAACTGATATTCGACCTTGGCGGCACCACCGGAACTTTGGGCACACAGAAAGAACGCACGTTGCTCACATCATCCTCAAATGATTTCAAGATCGCTCCGGTCATCTGCTGGGAATCCGTTTATGGCGATTATCTGGGAGAATATATGCGCAATGGCGCAGACGCCATCTTCATCATCACCAATGACGGTTGGTGGGACAATACACCGGGCTCCGTTCAACATCTGGCTTACGCCCGCTTGCTGGCCATTGAATTCCGACGGGGAGTCGGACGTTCCGCAAATACCGGCATTTCAGGCTTTATCTCCCCGTTGGGGGAAGTGATCCAACCTACGGGATGGTGGACTGCAACAGCTATCCGTGACAAGATCAATGCGAGCGATGAAATCACTTTCTATGCAAGGTATGGAGACTTCCTCTATCGCATTTCCGCCTGGCTGGGTTGCTTTCTTCTTCTGTTTGCCATCGCTATCAAACTGAAAAACGGAAAACAGAACAAAAAGGAAAGCCACACTTCTGCAATGCATTGA
- a CDS encoding anthranilate synthase component I family protein, which produces MRSYHHFRINHPHDFLPRLLAWCTQRNENIALLNSNGYQPQTFDALAAIGSTTSFSCSYAEKEGALEKLDAFQQQHRDWMFGFLSYDVKDSIEDGSNIHQPHPPVPLIHFFIPTWLIRIQGTDVEIGVAENSTAASAEEVFDQISRTEPLQSSWPENMRMQCRMPRDTYRKQAETIIDHIRRGDIYEMNFCQEFYNEHMQLDAPAAFLHLSEHAPSPFSAYYKTGDLHVLSSSPERYLKREGEMLISQPMKGTIRKGKDKAEDNELIDVLRLSRKEQSENVMIVDLVRNDLSRIQGAVNVKVDELFGIQSFPRVHQMVSTISATLNETVSLGECIRATFPMGSMTGAPKIRAMELIDRYEATGRGLYSGALGYVDPEGNFDFNVMIRTLLYHADSGYTSLSTGSALTIQANIETEYEECLLKASSVLNSPPECKST; this is translated from the coding sequence ATGCGATCCTACCATCATTTCCGGATCAATCACCCGCACGACTTCCTACCCAGGTTATTGGCATGGTGCACCCAACGTAATGAGAACATCGCCCTGCTCAACAGCAACGGATACCAACCGCAAACTTTTGATGCGCTGGCAGCCATCGGTTCCACCACTTCTTTTTCATGTTCCTATGCGGAAAAAGAAGGCGCCCTGGAAAAACTGGACGCCTTTCAGCAGCAACACCGCGACTGGATGTTCGGTTTTCTCAGTTATGATGTGAAAGATTCGATTGAGGATGGCAGCAACATCCATCAACCTCATCCACCTGTTCCGTTGATTCACTTCTTCATCCCCACCTGGCTGATCCGCATTCAGGGAACGGATGTGGAGATCGGTGTTGCGGAGAACAGCACCGCTGCATCCGCCGAAGAAGTCTTTGATCAAATTTCCCGAACCGAACCGCTGCAATCGTCATGGCCGGAAAACATGCGCATGCAATGCCGCATGCCCCGTGACACATACCGGAAACAGGCGGAGACGATCATCGACCATATCCGAAGAGGGGACATTTATGAAATGAACTTTTGCCAGGAATTTTACAACGAACACATGCAACTGGATGCACCGGCTGCCTTCCTGCATTTATCCGAACACGCCCCCAGTCCGTTCTCCGCTTACTACAAAACCGGAGACCTGCACGTGTTATCTTCCAGCCCAGAACGTTACCTCAAACGTGAAGGAGAGATGCTCATTTCCCAACCAATGAAGGGCACCATCCGCAAAGGGAAAGATAAGGCTGAGGACAACGAATTGATCGATGTGCTAAGACTTAGCCGTAAGGAGCAAAGTGAAAATGTGATGATCGTTGACCTCGTACGCAATGACCTGTCCCGGATTCAGGGCGCCGTCAACGTAAAAGTGGATGAGTTGTTCGGGATTCAAAGCTTTCCGAGGGTGCATCAGATGGTATCCACCATCAGCGCTACATTGAATGAAACAGTAAGCCTTGGAGAATGCATCAGGGCCACGTTTCCAATGGGCTCCATGACCGGTGCTCCCAAGATCAGGGCCATGGAACTTATTGATCGCTACGAAGCCACCGGACGCGGACTCTATTCCGGAGCCCTGGGTTATGTCGATCCCGAAGGAAATTTCGACTTCAATGTGATGATCCGTACCTTGTTGTATCATGCCGATTCAGGCTACACCTCTTTGTCTACCGGAAGCGCACTGACCATACAGGCAAACATTGAAACGGAATATGAGGAATGTCTGCTGAAAGCATCCTCCGTTTTGAATTCGCCGCCGGAATGCAAATCCACCTGA
- the hemH gene encoding ferrochelatase — protein MKQKTGILLINLGTPDSPSVGDVRTYLREFLMDPYVIDIPLWKRFLLVNFIIAPFRAPKSAKLYKEIWTKDGSPLLIHTRNLATRLEETLGESHQVKWAMRYQHPGIGETITQWKELHDLSELVVIPLYPQPASSSTTSTIELVRRIFKKYSLKIPVRIVDKFYDHPSYLDAVAASASGISFAEYDHILFSFHGVPERHILKDDHSGVCRINDSCCGQISEKNEKCYRAACFHTAREVAKRLRIPDNGFTVCFQSRLGSDPWVQPYTDKVIEEMGRKGNKKLLVFSPAFVADCLETIYEIGVEYQELFQQFGGEKVTLVPGLNDRPEWVQTVAELALQSEQQPA, from the coding sequence ATGAAACAAAAGACCGGTATTTTACTGATCAATCTGGGAACACCGGATTCTCCATCTGTAGGAGACGTGCGCACTTACCTCAGGGAATTTCTGATGGACCCCTATGTGATTGACATTCCCTTATGGAAACGGTTTTTACTGGTGAATTTTATCATCGCACCATTCAGGGCGCCCAAGTCTGCCAAACTTTACAAAGAGATCTGGACGAAGGACGGATCCCCTCTGCTGATCCATACCCGTAACCTGGCAACACGCTTAGAGGAAACACTGGGAGAATCCCACCAGGTCAAATGGGCCATGCGCTACCAACACCCCGGTATCGGGGAAACCATCACGCAATGGAAAGAATTACATGACCTCAGCGAGCTGGTGGTGATCCCACTATATCCGCAACCTGCCTCGTCCAGCACGACATCCACCATCGAATTGGTGCGACGTATTTTTAAGAAATACAGCTTGAAAATACCGGTGAGGATCGTGGATAAATTCTACGACCATCCGTCATACCTGGATGCGGTGGCCGCTTCCGCTTCCGGAATCTCCTTTGCAGAGTACGATCACATCCTGTTCAGTTTTCATGGGGTGCCCGAAAGACATATTCTGAAGGATGATCATTCCGGCGTTTGCCGCATCAACGACTCCTGTTGCGGACAGATATCAGAGAAGAACGAAAAATGCTACCGCGCTGCCTGTTTTCACACCGCCAGGGAAGTAGCCAAACGCCTCCGAATACCCGATAACGGTTTTACCGTTTGTTTTCAATCCAGACTGGGAAGTGATCCCTGGGTGCAACCCTATACGGACAAGGTAATCGAGGAAATGGGAAGGAAGGGCAACAAAAAGTTATTGGTGTTCTCCCCCGCATTTGTGGCCGACTGCCTGGAGACCATTTATGAGATCGGTGTGGAATACCAGGAGCTCTTTCAACAGTTCGGAGGCGAAAAAGTAACGCTGGTCCCCGGATTGAATGACCGGCCTGAATGGGTGCAAACGGTTGCGGAGCTGGCCTTACAATCCGAGCAGCAGCCGGCCTGA